A single genomic interval of Brevundimonas diminuta harbors:
- a CDS encoding alpha/beta fold hydrolase, which produces MIRLLVSLLATLFVLAPVAVQAQSQTLAFSSSRIIVETRGRGPDIIFIPGLGSTGSAWRSTADRLDNRYRVHLVTLRGFGETQIGDNVSGGLAGPAASEIERYIREQRIDRPAVIGHSLGGQIALRVAADMGDRIGRVMVVDSSPFFPSLIDARTTSDQVEPLARLGYQALLLFGDQALKSQVAAFGVDMGLAGDMVFEGLGLQGGDRRVLAQGLYEALTVDLRPRLSEITAPVTVVYGWTRDPDAPRNRLEGLYRYGFEGLPRTARFERIEGAEHQVMMQQPQRFLAAVQRFLS; this is translated from the coding sequence ATGATCCGCCTCCTCGTTTCGCTCCTTGCGACCCTGTTCGTCCTCGCCCCGGTCGCCGTCCAGGCCCAATCTCAAACGCTGGCCTTCAGTTCCAGCCGCATCATCGTCGAGACACGCGGGCGGGGGCCAGACATCATCTTCATCCCAGGCTTGGGTTCGACCGGCTCGGCCTGGCGTTCGACGGCGGATCGGCTCGATAACCGCTACCGGGTGCATCTGGTCACCCTGCGCGGCTTCGGCGAGACCCAGATTGGCGACAATGTCAGCGGCGGTCTGGCCGGCCCTGCCGCCAGCGAGATCGAACGCTACATCCGCGAGCAGCGCATCGACCGGCCCGCCGTGATCGGCCATTCGCTGGGCGGCCAGATCGCCCTGCGCGTCGCCGCCGATATGGGCGACCGGATCGGGCGCGTCATGGTGGTCGATTCCTCGCCCTTCTTTCCGTCCCTGATCGATGCGCGCACCACATCCGATCAGGTCGAGCCCCTGGCCCGGCTGGGCTATCAGGCCCTGCTTCTTTTCGGCGATCAGGCGCTGAAGTCCCAGGTCGCGGCCTTTGGCGTGGACATGGGTCTGGCCGGCGACATGGTGTTCGAGGGGCTGGGGCTTCAGGGCGGCGACCGGCGCGTCCTGGCCCAGGGTCTGTATGAAGCCCTGACCGTCGATCTGCGCCCGCGCTTGTCTGAGATCACCGCCCCGGTCACCGTCGTCTATGGCTGGACCCGCGATCCCGATGCGCCGCGCAACCGGCTGGAGGGCCTGTATCGCTACGGCTTCGAAGGCTTGCCGCGCACGGCCCGGTTCGAGCGGATCGAAGGCGCCGAACACCAGGTCATGATGCAGCAGCCGCAGCGGTTTCTGGCGGCGGTGCAGCGGTTCCTGAGCTGA
- a CDS encoding OPT family oligopeptide transporter, producing the protein MTDAAAAPKGRLELTLRALVLGCLLAVIFTAANTYLGLLVGLTFASAIPAAVISMAVLRAFRTSTIWENMTVQTVASVGGAMSSIIFVLPGLVMIGWWLEFPFWQSVAICILGGVLGVTFSIPLRRALVVNGGLPYPEGVAAAEVLKVGSRGAEQTESAVRENKSGLWVVVAGAVVSAGYALLVAGRVFAGEAAKFFKLPAALGGGATGMGFGMQFALLGAGHLIGLTVGLAQLFGLVLAWAVAVPILTSPDTIAWLTAHGIPSIASTLPAGAPAEELATTVWAREVRFMGAGVIGVAAIWTLIKLAGPLIGGLTSALAANAKRAHGEVLERTEQDLPIKLVGGVSVACLVGIAGLLAWFAQSAPALAGSTPLLVIGGLVYVVLIGFAVAAICGYMAGLIGSSNSPVSGVGILAIVIASLLMLGVMAVAGVPADPSIIAFALIVTAVVFAVAVIANDNLQDLKTGQLVEATPWRQQVALIVGVGAGALVIPFILNLLNQAFGFEGGPPAIVEGAKTLAAPQATLISALARGVIGGDLRWDLIGLGAAIGVVIIVLDAVVSKATKGKVKLPPLAVGIGFYLPAAVTTMLVIGAVAGWIYDKAVSSTRYADVARRMGVLLASGLIVGESLFGVFTAGVIVATRDDAPFAMLPEGSAWPAMLAGIVGFAVAVFGLYAWTRSRASKV; encoded by the coding sequence ATGACAGACGCCGCCGCCGCCCCCAAGGGTCGGCTTGAACTGACGCTCCGCGCCCTGGTACTGGGCTGCCTGCTGGCGGTGATCTTCACCGCCGCCAACACCTATCTGGGCCTTCTGGTCGGCCTGACCTTCGCCTCGGCCATTCCGGCGGCGGTGATCTCGATGGCGGTGCTGCGGGCGTTCCGCACCTCGACCATCTGGGAGAATATGACGGTCCAGACCGTGGCCTCGGTCGGCGGGGCCATGAGTTCGATTATCTTCGTCCTGCCGGGCCTGGTGATGATCGGATGGTGGCTGGAGTTTCCGTTCTGGCAATCGGTGGCGATCTGCATCCTGGGCGGCGTGCTGGGCGTGACCTTCTCGATCCCACTGCGCCGGGCGCTGGTCGTCAACGGCGGCCTGCCCTACCCCGAAGGCGTCGCCGCCGCCGAGGTGCTGAAGGTCGGCTCGCGCGGGGCCGAACAGACCGAAAGCGCGGTGCGCGAGAACAAGTCCGGCCTGTGGGTCGTCGTCGCCGGCGCCGTGGTGTCGGCCGGCTACGCCTTGCTGGTCGCGGGTCGGGTCTTTGCGGGCGAGGCGGCCAAGTTCTTCAAGCTGCCGGCCGCGCTGGGCGGCGGGGCGACAGGCATGGGCTTCGGCATGCAGTTCGCCCTGCTGGGCGCCGGGCATCTGATCGGCCTGACGGTCGGTCTGGCGCAGCTGTTCGGCCTGGTGCTGGCCTGGGCCGTCGCCGTGCCGATCCTGACCAGCCCGGACACCATCGCCTGGCTGACGGCGCACGGCATTCCGTCGATCGCCTCGACCCTGCCCGCCGGGGCGCCGGCCGAAGAGTTGGCGACCACCGTCTGGGCGCGCGAGGTGCGGTTCATGGGCGCGGGCGTCATCGGCGTCGCCGCCATCTGGACCCTGATCAAACTGGCCGGTCCGCTGATCGGCGGCCTGACCTCGGCGCTGGCCGCCAACGCCAAACGCGCCCACGGCGAAGTGCTTGAGCGCACCGAACAGGATTTGCCGATCAAACTGGTGGGCGGCGTGTCGGTCGCCTGCCTAGTCGGCATCGCCGGCCTTCTGGCCTGGTTCGCCCAGAGCGCCCCGGCCCTGGCGGGATCGACGCCGCTCCTGGTGATCGGCGGCCTGGTCTATGTGGTGCTGATCGGTTTCGCCGTGGCGGCCATCTGCGGGTATATGGCCGGTCTGATCGGCTCGTCGAACAGCCCCGTGTCGGGCGTCGGCATTCTGGCCATCGTCATCGCCTCGCTGCTGATGCTGGGCGTCATGGCCGTCGCGGGCGTGCCGGCCGATCCGTCGATCATCGCCTTCGCCCTGATCGTGACGGCGGTGGTCTTCGCCGTCGCCGTCATCGCCAATGACAACCTTCAGGACCTGAAGACGGGCCAACTGGTCGAGGCCACGCCGTGGCGCCAGCAGGTCGCGCTGATCGTCGGCGTCGGCGCCGGCGCCCTGGTGATCCCGTTCATCCTGAACCTGCTGAACCAGGCCTTCGGCTTCGAAGGCGGCCCGCCCGCCATCGTGGAAGGCGCCAAGACCCTGGCGGCGCCCCAGGCGACCCTGATCTCGGCCCTGGCGCGCGGCGTCATCGGCGGCGATCTGCGCTGGGACCTGATCGGTCTGGGCGCGGCGATCGGCGTGGTCATCATCGTGCTGGACGCGGTCGTGTCGAAGGCGACCAAGGGCAAGGTCAAGCTGCCGCCGCTGGCGGTCGGCATCGGCTTCTATCTGCCGGCTGCGGTGACGACCATGTTGGTCATCGGCGCCGTCGCCGGATGGATCTACGACAAGGCGGTCTCGTCCACCCGCTACGCCGACGTGGCGCGGCGGATGGGCGTGCTGCTGGCCTCGGGCCTGATCGTGGGCGAAAGCCTGTTCGGCGTCTTCACCGCCGGGGTGATCGTGGCGACCAGGGACGACGCGCCTTTCGCCATGCTGCCCGAGGGTTCGGCCTGGCCGGCCATGCTGGCGGGCATCGTCGGCTTCGCCGTCGCGGTGTTCGGCCTGTACGCCTGGACGCGCAGCCGAGCTTCGAAGGTCTAG
- a CDS encoding protein-disulfide reductase DsbD family protein yields the protein MRLFALLLGLLFSLTGVSAAVAQPVQSQPTGVVAFGPQRTERIEAELVPMSQWVAPGSTTVVAVRQKIAPGWHTYWRNPGDSGGATSLIWTLPAGVTADPILWPLPSRQRLMSLMNYGYSGAVLLPVPIHVPPTSRPGEVLTLTTDVLFLVCSDQMCVPEPVTLSLALPVREGAAPLAKPWGEEIERLVETAPRPAGIEARVTRQGGRLILTATGGPLSGDQAGADIGQVYFYPFDGGRIDHAAAQSGQRGPNGLTLTLAPGKETATTALSGVLATDKGAWEITAEPGAPLAGAQGGAALKPLDNATATPAKTGAWVFLQALSLALLGGLVLNLMPCVFPVLAMKAASLSAAAHDPARARRDGLAFTAGVLVSFLVLAGVLLALRAAGQAIGWGFQLQSPGVVAALALVMLLVGLNLSGVFHVGAGLQNAGSGPLSRLPGSAGAFFTGVLAVVVAAPCTAPFMAAALGAALVLSWPMALAVFLVLGLGLALPYLAVSLSPGLLSRLPRPGVWMERLKGLLAFPMYGAALWLLWVFTRQGGVDALGLLLTAALLLALAAWLTGLAQAARQRDERPILTTICAIIVGVLALGLAGVAAGAARQADAAPQGDSGPLAAQPWSAAAVNAATASGRPVLVNLTADWCVTCKINERAALSSPRVAKAMREANAAYLVGDWTRRDDAITRELQAHGRSGVPLYLLYRPGRAEPEILPQLLTEGVVVDALKD from the coding sequence TTGCGCCTCTTCGCCCTTCTCCTCGGCCTACTGTTCAGTTTGACGGGCGTTTCGGCGGCCGTCGCCCAGCCGGTGCAGAGCCAGCCAACGGGCGTCGTCGCCTTCGGGCCGCAGCGGACCGAGCGGATCGAGGCCGAACTGGTCCCGATGTCGCAATGGGTCGCGCCCGGTTCGACGACCGTGGTGGCGGTGCGCCAGAAGATCGCGCCCGGCTGGCACACCTATTGGCGCAATCCCGGCGACAGCGGCGGTGCGACCAGCCTGATCTGGACCCTGCCCGCCGGGGTGACCGCCGATCCGATCCTGTGGCCCCTGCCCAGCCGCCAGCGGCTGATGAGCCTGATGAACTATGGCTATTCGGGCGCGGTGCTCTTGCCCGTGCCGATCCATGTGCCGCCGACGTCGCGGCCGGGCGAAGTGCTGACCCTGACGACGGACGTGCTGTTCCTGGTGTGCAGCGACCAGATGTGCGTGCCCGAGCCGGTGACCCTGTCGCTGGCCCTGCCGGTGCGCGAGGGCGCAGCGCCCCTGGCCAAACCCTGGGGTGAGGAGATCGAGCGGCTGGTCGAAACCGCGCCGCGCCCGGCCGGGATCGAGGCGCGCGTCACGCGCCAGGGCGGCCGGCTGATCCTGACGGCGACCGGCGGGCCGCTATCTGGCGACCAGGCGGGCGCCGACATCGGCCAGGTCTATTTCTATCCTTTCGACGGCGGGCGCATCGACCATGCGGCGGCCCAGTCGGGTCAGCGGGGGCCCAACGGCCTGACCCTGACGCTGGCGCCCGGCAAGGAAACGGCGACGACGGCGCTGAGCGGCGTCCTGGCGACCGACAAGGGCGCGTGGGAGATCACGGCGGAGCCGGGTGCGCCTCTGGCCGGCGCCCAAGGCGGCGCGGCGCTGAAGCCGCTGGACAACGCCACAGCGACTCCGGCGAAGACCGGCGCTTGGGTCTTCCTTCAGGCTTTGAGCTTGGCGCTGCTGGGCGGGCTGGTGCTGAACCTGATGCCGTGCGTCTTCCCGGTTCTGGCGATGAAGGCGGCGTCGCTGTCGGCGGCGGCGCATGATCCGGCGCGGGCGCGGCGCGACGGCCTGGCCTTCACCGCCGGCGTGCTGGTCAGCTTCCTGGTTCTCGCCGGCGTCCTTCTGGCGTTGAGGGCGGCGGGTCAGGCGATCGGCTGGGGCTTCCAGCTTCAGTCGCCGGGCGTGGTCGCGGCCCTGGCCTTGGTCATGCTGCTGGTCGGGCTGAACCTGTCGGGCGTCTTCCATGTCGGCGCCGGATTGCAGAACGCGGGGTCCGGCCCCCTGTCGCGCCTGCCCGGTTCGGCGGGCGCCTTCTTCACCGGCGTGCTGGCCGTGGTCGTCGCCGCCCCCTGCACGGCGCCCTTCATGGCGGCAGCGCTCGGCGCGGCATTAGTGCTGTCCTGGCCGATGGCGCTGGCCGTGTTCCTGGTGCTGGGGCTGGGGCTGGCCCTGCCCTATCTGGCGGTCAGCCTGTCGCCCGGCCTGCTGTCGCGCCTGCCGCGACCCGGCGTCTGGATGGAGCGGCTGAAGGGTCTGCTGGCCTTTCCCATGTATGGGGCGGCGCTGTGGCTGCTGTGGGTGTTCACGCGACAGGGCGGCGTCGACGCCCTGGGCCTGCTGCTGACGGCGGCGCTGCTGCTGGCTCTGGCGGCCTGGCTGACGGGTCTGGCGCAAGCGGCGCGCCAGCGTGATGAACGACCGATCCTGACCACGATCTGCGCGATCATAGTCGGCGTTCTGGCGCTGGGCCTGGCAGGCGTTGCGGCGGGTGCGGCGCGACAGGCGGACGCCGCGCCGCAAGGCGACAGCGGCCCGCTAGCGGCCCAGCCCTGGTCGGCGGCGGCGGTGAATGCAGCGACCGCGTCGGGACGTCCCGTGCTGGTCAATCTGACCGCCGACTGGTGCGTGACATGCAAGATCAACGAGCGCGCGGCCCTGTCTTCGCCCCGTGTCGCCAAGGCGATGCGCGAGGCGAACGCCGCCTATCTGGTCGGCGACTGGACCCGGCGCGACGACGCCATCACCCGCGAGCTTCAGGCGCACGGGCGATCGGGCGTGCCGCTGTATCTGCTGTATCGACCGGGTCGGGCCGAGCCGGAAATCCTGCCGCAGTTGCTGACAGAGGGCGTGGTCGTGGATGCGCTGAAGGATTGA
- the mutM gene encoding bifunctional DNA-formamidopyrimidine glycosylase/DNA-(apurinic or apyrimidinic site) lyase: MPELPEVETVRRGLTPVLEGARLSRVRINRPDLRFPFPARFVERLEGATVLRIDRRAKYLLMPLSTGETWIAHLGMTGRFTLDGTLLGEFEEAAPIAGKHEHFSGCAIRDGAATRIGYADARRFGFMGLISSDQIETHPWFAGLGPEPLGNGFSGAHLVEAFAGKKQNIKVSLLDQRIVAGLGNIYVCEALYRARISPLVAAGSVSKARLERLATEVRNVLNDAIAAGGSTLRDFANAEGGQGYFQHRFDVYGREGEPCRGDKCTGVVARIVQGGRSTFYCPSCQKR; this comes from the coding sequence ATGCCCGAACTTCCCGAGGTCGAAACCGTCCGACGCGGCCTGACGCCGGTGCTGGAGGGCGCGCGACTGTCGCGGGTCCGGATCAACCGGCCCGACCTGCGATTTCCCTTCCCCGCGCGCTTCGTCGAACGGCTGGAGGGGGCGACGGTCCTGCGGATCGACCGGCGGGCCAAATATCTGCTCATGCCGCTCTCGACCGGCGAGACCTGGATCGCCCACCTGGGCATGACCGGCCGCTTCACCCTGGACGGAACCCTGCTGGGCGAGTTCGAGGAGGCCGCGCCGATCGCCGGCAAGCACGAACATTTCAGCGGCTGCGCCATCCGCGATGGGGCGGCGACCCGCATCGGATACGCCGACGCGCGCCGGTTCGGCTTCATGGGCCTGATCTCCAGCGATCAGATCGAGACCCATCCGTGGTTCGCAGGCCTGGGACCCGAGCCGCTGGGCAACGGCTTTTCCGGCGCCCATCTGGTCGAGGCCTTCGCGGGCAAGAAGCAGAATATCAAGGTCAGTCTGCTGGATCAGCGGATCGTCGCCGGCCTGGGCAATATCTATGTGTGCGAGGCCCTGTACCGCGCCCGCATCTCGCCCCTGGTCGCCGCTGGATCGGTGTCGAAGGCGCGGCTGGAGCGTCTGGCGACCGAGGTCCGCAACGTCCTGAACGACGCCATCGCGGCGGGCGGCTCGACCCTTCGCGACTTCGCCAACGCCGAGGGCGGCCAGGGCTATTTCCAGCACCGGTTCGACGTCTACGGCCGCGAGGGCGAGCCATGCCGTGGCGACAAATGCACCGGCGTCGTCGCGCGCATCGTCCAGGGCGGCCGCTCCACCTTCTACTGCCCCTCCTGCCAGAAACGGTAA
- a CDS encoding glycine zipper domain-containing protein: protein MKKAIIAIAGAGLLASACASDPYGYNNGSNETVRQGAIGAGLGAVAGAIIGNNVGGGNAATGALIGGALGGTAGAIRGSNQDRNNQQRYRDSQGRYYYCYDNRQDECYWDNGQRRY from the coding sequence ATGAAAAAGGCGATTATCGCGATTGCCGGCGCCGGCCTGCTGGCTTCGGCCTGCGCCAGCGACCCGTACGGCTATAACAACGGCTCGAACGAAACCGTCCGCCAAGGCGCCATCGGCGCCGGCCTGGGCGCCGTCGCCGGCGCCATCATCGGCAACAACGTCGGCGGCGGCAATGCTGCGACCGGCGCCCTGATCGGCGGCGCCCTGGGCGGCACCGCCGGCGCCATTCGCGGCTCGAACCAGGACCGCAACAACCAGCAGCGTTATCGCGACAGCCAAGGTCGCTACTACTACTGCTACGATAATCGCCAGGACGAGTGCTACTGGGACAACGGTCAGCGCCGTTATTGA
- the ubiG gene encoding bifunctional 2-polyprenyl-6-hydroxyphenol methylase/3-demethylubiquinol 3-O-methyltransferase UbiG encodes MTASNGAAPSRLPQQGHGFSQNSSETAFGASIDPADVARFSAQAAEWWDAHGPFAPLHRFNPARLALIRDQLCTRLGRDPKARAPFEGLTLLDVGCGGGLIAEPMRRMGFDVTAIDASSENIGTARAHADMVGLDIAYRAATVEQIEAEGAGPFDVVLTMEVIEHVADPEGFVRACSRLVRPGGVMMVATLNRTLKSLALGKVAAEYILRWVPAGTHDWRQFLKPEEIRTMLAAEPVTVEGPYGLNYDPLHDRWSQTDDAGINYMMVATRSAA; translated from the coding sequence ATGACCGCTTCTAACGGCGCCGCTCCGTCTCGCCTACCCCAACAGGGGCATGGTTTTTCGCAAAATTCGTCCGAAACGGCGTTCGGCGCATCGATCGACCCCGCCGACGTGGCGCGCTTCTCGGCCCAGGCGGCCGAATGGTGGGATGCGCACGGGCCGTTCGCGCCGCTGCACCGCTTCAATCCCGCGCGGCTGGCCTTGATCCGCGACCAGCTTTGCACCCGGCTGGGCCGCGATCCCAAGGCGCGCGCGCCCTTCGAAGGTCTGACCCTGCTGGACGTCGGATGCGGCGGCGGACTGATCGCCGAGCCGATGCGGCGAATGGGCTTTGACGTCACCGCCATCGACGCCTCGTCCGAGAACATCGGCACGGCCCGCGCCCACGCCGACATGGTCGGGCTGGATATCGCCTATCGCGCCGCCACGGTGGAACAGATCGAGGCGGAAGGGGCGGGGCCGTTCGACGTGGTCCTGACGATGGAGGTGATCGAACACGTCGCCGATCCCGAGGGTTTCGTGCGCGCCTGTTCGCGCCTGGTCCGACCGGGCGGGGTGATGATGGTCGCCACCCTGAACCGCACGCTGAAATCGCTGGCCCTGGGCAAGGTGGCGGCGGAATACATCCTGCGCTGGGTTCCCGCCGGAACCCACGACTGGCGCCAGTTCCTCAAGCCCGAGGAAATCCGCACGATGCTGGCCGCCGAGCCGGTCACGGTCGAGGGGCCCTACGGCCTGAACTACGATCCGCTTCACGACCGATGGAGCCAGACCGACGATGCGGGCATCAACTATATGATGGTCGCCACGCGAAGCGCCGCCTGA
- a CDS encoding DUF1697 domain-containing protein, which yields MSERICLLRGVNVGGVKVPMAELKAIAVEAGFANPRTLLASGNLVIESDAEPTDVEARLEKGIAAHFGRPIEVIVRTPPQWSALMAANPFADEAGIDGSKLLVMVMKVRIKDGAVEALRGFAAGAERVEPVGGDLFFWHPDGLGRSKMAEKAQPRLIGVGTGRNWNTVRKLAAMVGLEG from the coding sequence ATGAGCGAACGCATCTGCCTGTTGCGCGGCGTCAATGTGGGCGGGGTCAAGGTCCCGATGGCCGAGCTGAAGGCCATCGCGGTCGAGGCCGGTTTCGCCAACCCGCGCACCCTTCTGGCCAGCGGCAATCTGGTGATCGAGAGCGACGCCGAACCGACCGATGTCGAAGCTCGGCTGGAAAAAGGGATCGCCGCCCACTTCGGCCGCCCCATCGAGGTGATCGTCCGCACGCCCCCCCAATGGTCAGCCCTGATGGCCGCCAATCCGTTTGCGGACGAAGCCGGGATCGACGGCTCCAAACTGCTGGTCATGGTGATGAAGGTGCGGATCAAGGACGGGGCGGTCGAGGCCCTGCGCGGCTTCGCGGCCGGCGCCGAGCGGGTCGAGCCGGTCGGCGGAGACCTGTTCTTCTGGCACCCCGACGGCCTGGGCCGCTCGAAGATGGCGGAAAAGGCCCAGCCGCGCCTGATCGGCGTCGGCACCGGCCGCAACTGGAACACGGTGCGGAAACTGGCCGCCATGGTCGGGTTGGAGGGCTGA
- a CDS encoding enoyl-CoA hydratase-related protein, giving the protein MPDAYSNLLIERHADGYAVVTLNRPEALNALNSALFKDLADFLDSVEHDDSVRCLILTGSGEKAFAAGADIKEMADQTYAQMYTGNYFALGHDRITRFRKPIIAAVNGFALGGGCELAMLCDFIVASDKAKFGQPEINLGVAPGIGGSQRLTRLVGKSKAMDMVLTARMMDAAEAERAGLASRVFPHETLLEESRKIAAKIASQSPLAIMANKEMVDAALETTLTQGVQFERRLFHSLFAFEDQKEGMSAFVEKRKPEFKGR; this is encoded by the coding sequence ATGCCCGACGCCTATTCCAACCTGCTGATCGAACGCCACGCCGACGGCTATGCGGTGGTGACCCTGAACCGGCCCGAGGCGCTGAACGCCCTGAACTCGGCCCTGTTCAAGGATTTGGCGGACTTCCTCGACAGCGTCGAACATGACGACAGCGTGCGCTGCCTGATCTTGACCGGCTCGGGCGAAAAGGCCTTCGCCGCCGGCGCCGACATCAAGGAGATGGCGGACCAGACCTATGCCCAGATGTACACGGGCAACTATTTCGCTCTCGGCCACGACCGCATCACCCGGTTCAGAAAGCCGATCATCGCCGCGGTGAACGGTTTCGCCCTGGGCGGCGGCTGCGAACTGGCCATGCTGTGCGACTTCATCGTCGCCTCGGACAAGGCGAAGTTCGGCCAGCCCGAGATCAACCTGGGCGTCGCGCCGGGCATCGGCGGCTCCCAGCGCCTGACCCGTCTGGTGGGCAAGTCCAAGGCCATGGACATGGTCCTGACCGCCCGGATGATGGATGCGGCCGAAGCGGAGCGCGCCGGCCTGGCCTCGCGCGTCTTCCCGCACGAGACCCTGCTGGAGGAGTCCCGCAAGATCGCCGCCAAGATCGCCTCGCAAAGCCCGCTGGCGATCATGGCCAACAAGGAGATGGTCGACGCCGCGCTTGAGACGACCCTGACCCAGGGCGTCCAGTTCGAACGCCGCCTGTTCCACTCCCTGTTCGCCTTCGAGGACCAGAAGGAAGGCATGTCCGCCTTCGTCGAAAAGCGCAAACCCGAGTTCAAGGGGCGATAG
- a CDS encoding OmpA family protein produces MKRSMGVAVAALGVLAACAPMPKREALVVGESLCAPGRFDIYFLENQARLTEPAAMVLKAAATKAKDCDVRKVRVVGLADATGTPEANLNLSQRRARTVVEALTQAGMPAPIFELNAAGDAGATTAAGNDEPLRRRAEVIYEAYPR; encoded by the coding sequence ATGAAGCGATCGATGGGTGTGGCTGTGGCGGCCTTGGGCGTGCTGGCGGCGTGCGCGCCGATGCCCAAGCGCGAGGCGCTGGTGGTGGGCGAATCGCTGTGCGCGCCGGGGCGTTTCGATATCTATTTCCTGGAGAACCAGGCGCGGCTGACCGAGCCGGCGGCGATGGTGCTGAAGGCGGCGGCGACCAAGGCCAAGGATTGCGACGTGCGCAAGGTGCGCGTGGTGGGCCTGGCCGACGCCACGGGAACGCCCGAAGCCAATCTGAACCTGTCGCAGCGGCGCGCCCGGACGGTGGTCGAGGCGCTGACCCAAGCGGGCATGCCGGCGCCGATCTTCGAGCTGAACGCCGCAGGCGACGCGGGCGCCACGACCGCAGCCGGCAATGACGAACCGCTGCGGCGCCGCGCGGAAGTGATCTACGAGGCCTATCCGCGCTGA
- a CDS encoding aspartate kinase, whose translation MTRPDTTRLVMKFGGTSMGDLERIRRAARIVAAEVSAGKQVAVVVSAMAGKTNELVAWTDGAGPAAAGLPLSDDEYDVVVASGEQVTSGLLAATLRNMGFNARSWMGWQVPILTDDAHARARIIDIPGEKLGAAVDAGEIAIVPGFQGVTADGKITTLGRGGSDTSAVAVAAALGCPCDIYTDVDGVYTTDPRIENRARRLAKVSYEEMLEMASLGAKVLQTRSVELAMAKQVPVRVLSSFIEPDANGVMPDKGGTLICDEEEIVEKRIVSGVTMSRDEARITLLGLSDRVDAPADVFTRLAEANVNVDMIVQSQSRTAGTVNLTFTTGRRDAVRAADLMTAAKAQLGFEEIRVDEDVAKVSVVGVGMRSHAGVAQTMFKALADKGVKFQAISTSEIKISVLIDAAYAELAVRALHSAYGLDAV comes from the coding sequence ATGACGCGGCCCGATACGACACGACTGGTGATGAAGTTCGGCGGCACCTCGATGGGCGACCTCGAACGCATTCGCCGTGCGGCGCGGATCGTTGCGGCCGAAGTGTCGGCGGGCAAACAGGTCGCCGTCGTCGTCTCCGCCATGGCGGGCAAGACCAACGAACTGGTCGCCTGGACCGACGGCGCCGGACCGGCCGCTGCGGGCCTGCCGCTCAGCGACGACGAATATGACGTGGTGGTCGCCTCGGGCGAACAGGTGACCTCGGGCCTGCTGGCCGCGACGCTGCGCAACATGGGCTTCAACGCCCGCTCGTGGATGGGCTGGCAGGTGCCGATCCTGACCGACGACGCCCACGCCCGCGCCCGCATCATCGACATCCCCGGCGAGAAGCTGGGCGCCGCCGTCGACGCCGGCGAGATCGCCATCGTGCCCGGCTTCCAGGGCGTGACGGCGGACGGCAAGATCACCACCCTGGGGCGCGGCGGTTCGGACACCTCGGCGGTCGCCGTGGCGGCCGCCCTGGGCTGCCCCTGTGACATCTATACCGACGTAGACGGCGTCTATACGACCGACCCGCGCATCGAGAACCGCGCGCGCCGCCTGGCCAAGGTATCCTACGAGGAGATGCTGGAAATGGCGTCCCTGGGCGCCAAGGTGCTGCAGACCCGCTCGGTCGAACTGGCCATGGCCAAACAGGTGCCGGTCCGCGTCCTTTCAAGCTTTATCGAACCCGACGCGAATGGCGTCATGCCCGACAAGGGTGGAACCCTGATCTGCGACGAGGAGGAGATCGTGGAAAAACGTATCGTGTCCGGTGTGACCATGAGCCGTGACGAGGCCCGCATCACCCTGCTGGGCCTGTCCGACCGGGTGGACGCGCCCGCCGACGTCTTCACGCGCCTGGCCGAGGCCAACGTCAACGTCGACATGATCGTGCAGAGCCAGTCGCGCACCGCGGGAACGGTCAATCTGACCTTCACCACCGGCCGTCGCGACGCCGTGCGCGCCGCCGACCTGATGACCGCCGCCAAGGCGCAGCTCGGCTTCGAGGAAATCCGCGTCGATGAGGACGTGGCCAAGGTCTCGGTCGTCGGCGTGGGCATGCGCAGCCATGCGGGCGTCGCCCAGACCATGTTCAAGGCCCTGGCCGACAAGGGTGTGAAGTTCCAGGCGATCTCGACCTCCGAGATCAAGATCAGCGTGCTGATCGACGCCGCCTACGCCGAGCTGGCCGTTCGTGCCCTGCATTCGGCATATGGGCTGGACGCGGTATAG